Below is a genomic region from Treponema sp. OMZ 798.
TTGCTGCCGTTAATACTTGAAAGCACTTTGTTGTTGCTATGTCATATACATAGATACCAACAGAGGCTTGTCCCGTTTTGTGAACCTTAAACATCAAAGATTCGGCCTCTTCCGGCGACTTGTTAAATATAGAAATAAGGACGGCCACAACAAAATCCATTGGGGTAAAGTCATCGTTAAGAAGAATAACTCTATAATTTTCCGGTTCTATAAATTTTTCAGATATAATAGTCCCCTTTTGGGTTTGTTTTTTTAGTTCCATACATATAAAGTACTGTAAAAATACATATTTTACAAGCAAATTTTTATTTTTTTAATAATATTCCGTGATAATGTAAGAATTTTTATAAAAAATTGGATATATTTGCAAAAAAAGGAAAAAGAATCTTGATATTTTGGTATAATGTGTTATACTATAATGCAATGAGTTGTAATAATTGTGAAGTTAAAAAGATAAAACCTATCAGTATTGCTGGAAAAAATGCGGTAATGGAAAGGGTTTTTGAGCTTATATATACCAAATCATCATTTTTGCTTTTAGGGCATGAGCACGCTGATGAGGATTGTATATCCTCGGTTGTGGCCTTCGGCTTGTTGTTGCGTAAATTCGGAAAGACGGTAAATGTGTTTTTGGAAGATCATGTACCCGACAATCTTTCTTTTTTTGCGGACATTTGCAGATACAATTCTATTTCGTTGTTTGTTAAAGATGTGACTGAGGTCATAAATCCTGACGTTGTCGTTATTTTGGATACTCCTAAGCCTGATATGATAGCTTCAAATGACGATATTAAATTTTTTTTAAAGGACGCTGCAGTTCCTAAGGTTGAGATAGATCATCATTTTACTGCAGATGCCGGCTATTCGGGAGATGAGGATTACCGGCTGACTATGAGGGCTTCAAGCACATGCGAAATCATAGGTCAAATGTGTTTAAAACTGGAACATAAGCCCGACATTCTTAAAAAATACGGTATAAACGATCTGTATTCCCGTAATATAGTTCTTGCCATGCTTACCGGCATGATAGGGGATGCAAAGATGGGGAACTATCTTTTTAAGAAGCGTGATAAGGTTTTTTATGATTACTTTTTAAAGAAATTTAACGGCATTCTCAGTGAGCAATTTAATAAGGGCTCAGGAAATATAAGCTCTGTTAAAGAAATATTGGAGCTCATAGAAAAGCTTTCAGACGAAGATGCCAAACTTTACAATGAGATAATGAAGAATGCTTTATATGACGGGCGTATAGGAACGATAATATTGGACGAAAAACAGTCTGAAGCCTTAAGTTCAGGAATTGATTATAATCAATTTTTGGGTGTCATAAAGAGGGCTACAGATGATATAGCAGAGAAGGCTCATGGAGTCGGTATATCGGCATACTTTGACCCGGCTGAAGTGTCGGATAAAATTCAATTTAGAATAAGAGCTTCCGGAGATGTAAAGGGAATTGATGTAAGGCCTATTTTAGATGAATTTAATATTACGGACGGCGGAGGCCATCCCGGTGCCATAGGCTTTAGGTTTCCCAGAACGGAAATCAAAGATCTTCCCGGCTATGTAGATAAAATTTCTAAAAAAGTTAAAACCCTTATTCCGCAATGACAGCTCAAAAAATAAACTATGACAGGCTGATGCAGGATACGATAAAAAATTTAGGTTCAACCGATAAAACTCTCCTGCTTCACTCCTGTTGTGCACCTTGCAGTTCTTCCGTTATCTTAAAGCTTGCTCCTTTTTTTAAACTGACTATTTTCTACTATAATAGTAATATCGATACTTCTGAAGAATATGAAAAAAGAGCCCAAGAGCAAAGGCATCTTATTTCCATATATAATGAAGAAAAGCTCTCATCTCACAGGATAGAAATAATAAAAGAGGCCTATGACCCGCAAGAATTCCGTGAAATTTCCCAGGGTTTGGAAGACTGTCCTGAAGGGGGTGAAAGATGTATGCGCTGCTACCTTTTAAGGCTGAAAAAAACTGCCGAAAGGGCTAAAAAAGAAGGTTTTGATTTTTTTTCCACAACCCTTTCCGTAAGTCCTCTAAAAAATGCGGAAAAACTTAACTCTATAGGTCTTTCCCTCGAAACCGAAAACTGTAAATGGCTTCCCTGTGATTTTAAAAAACGCAACGGCTACCTTGATTCCATAAATTTAAGTAAAAAATACGGCCTTTACAGGCAGGACTACTGCGGCTGCGTTTACTCCAAACGATAAAAAATTAGTTATTTTTATCCTTATAATTTAAGTTTTAGAATTGACTATATACTTAATTCCTGTTATAATGGAAGCCAAAGTAATCAATCTATTGACTAAAAATAATAGGAGGTCAAAAGTGAAACTTGAATTAGGTATTATACCCATTAACGACATGAAATTTGGAAACAAAACAGCTGTTAATGGAACATGCCTTGAAGTAAACAAAGCTGAACTTGAGGCTCTTATCAAGGAAGATCCGCTTGTAACCGGTGTTGAATTGCACATTGCAAAGCCCGGCGATAACACCCGAATTATCCCTGTAAAAGATGTTCTTGAACCCCGATGTAAGGTAGAAGGCAGCGGAGTTTGCTTCCCCGGTTTCTTTACCGGCGAAGAGGCTGTTGTTGGAGCAGGTAAAACCCACGTATTGAAGGGTGCTGCTGTAGTTACAACCGGAACCGTTGTAGGTTTCCAGGAAGGTATCATCGACATGAGCGGCCCGGGTGCCGAATATACACCCTTCTCAAAGACCGTTAACCTCGTTGTTGATTGCAAGATCCAGGACGATGTTACCCGTGCTATCAAAGAAAAGGCCTTACGCCTTATGGGCTTAAAGACAGCCCGATATCTCGGAGAAGCTGCTAAAAACGTAAAACCCGCTTCTGTAGAAACCTACGAAACACTTCCCTTCGTAGAGCAGGCTAAGCAATATCCCAACCTTCCCAAGGTCGGATATGTTTACATGCTCCAGAGCCAGGGTCTTTTACACGACACCTACTACTACGGTATCGACGTAAAGCAGATTCTTCCCACAATCATGTACCCCACAGAAGTTATGGACGGTGCAATCGTAAGCGGTAACTGCGTTTCTGCCTGCGATAAAAACCCGACCTATGTTCACCAGAACAGCCCCATTATCCATGAACTCTATAAGAGACACGGAAAAGACATCAACTTCATGGGTGTAATCGTTACAAACGAAAACGTTACTCTTGCAGACAAGGAAAGATCTTCTAACCTTTCAGCAAAATTGGCCGAAATGCTCGGCTGCGATGCAGTTATCGTTTCTGAAGAAGGTTTCGGAAACCCCGATGCCGACTTGATCATGAACTGCCGCAAGATCGAAGAAAAGGGTATCAAGACCGTTCTCGTAACCGACGAATATGCCGGTCAAGACGGTGCAAGTCAGTCTCTTGCTGACTCAAACCCCTTAGGAAATGCAGTAGTTTCTAACGGAAACGCAAACGCTGTTGTAAAACTTCCCCCGATGAAGACCATCATCGGAGATGTAAAGCAGGCAAACGTTATTGCCGGTGCTTGGGACGGAAGTTTACATGCCGACGGAACAATCGAAGCTGAAATTCAGGTTATTACCGGTGCTACAAACGAGCTCGGATTCTGGAATCTTAGCGCAAGAGGAATATAAGGAGTTAAGCTATGAGTAAAGTAATTGTTCATTATATCAATCAGTTCTTTGCCGGAAAGGGCGGAGAAGACATGGCTGACTACAAACCGGAGGTTATTGACGGAACAGCAGGTCCCGGTGCCGGAATTCAGGGCGCCTTGGGAGATGCGGGAAAGATCGTCAAGACCATTATCTGCGGTGATAACTATTTTAACGAGCACGAAGAAGAATGTTTAGCCTTTGTTAAAAAGGTTCTTACAGATGCAAAAGCAGACCTTCTTATTGCCGGTCCCGGATTCAACGCCGGACGATACGGTATGGCTTGCGGTAACGCAGCAAAGGTTGCCTTTGAGCTCGGTATCCCCGCTATTTCGGGTCTCTATGAAGAAAACCCCGGTTATGATGTATTCAAAGCCTTTATGTACACAATCAAGACAGGTAACTCTGCTGTAAGCATGAGAGAAGCCGTTCCTGCTATCGGAGCTTTGGCTAAAAAGATTTTAACAGGCGAGTGCATCTGCTGCCCCGAAAAAGAAGGTCTCTTACCCAGAGGCGTACGCCAAAACTACTTTGCAGAAGAAAGAGGTGCAAAGAGAGCTGTTGACATGCTCATCAAGAAGATTAAGGGTGAAGAGTTCGTAACGGAATATCCGATGCCCGTATTCGACAGAGTACCTCCTCAGCCTGCCGTTAAAGATATTTCCAAGGCAAAGGTTGCATTGGTAACATCAGGCGGTGTTGTCCCCAAGGGTAACCCCGACCACATCGAAGCTTCAAACGCTTCACACTACGGCGAATATTCAATCGCAGGTATGGCCGCTCTTTCATCAGCCGACAGCGAAACAGCTCACGGCGGATACGACCCCACCTATTGTAACGCAAACCCCAACCGAGTTCTTCCGGTAGACGTTTTGCGCGACATGGAAAAAGAGGGAAAGATCGGAAAGCTTCATGACAAGTACTATACAACGGTAGGAAACGGTACCGCTGTAAAGCGCTCAAAGAAATTTGCCGAAGAATTTGTTCAAAAACTTGTGAACGACGGAGTGCAGGCTGTAATTCTTACCTCCACGTGAGGCACATGTACTCGTTGCGGTGCAACGATGGTTAAAGAAATCGAGAGACATCTCCCGGTAGTACATATTGCAACTGTTGTTCCTATCTCAAAGACTGTTGGTGCAAACAGAATTGTGCCGGCCGTAGCTATTCCTCACCCGCTCGGTGATCCTAAAATGAACGATGCAGATGAGAAAAAACTCCGCCGCGCCCTTGTTGAAAAAGCATTAAAAGCTCTTGAAACACCCGTTTCCGAGCAAACCGTTTTTTAATTTAGCTTTTTAAACTAAAAAGGCCCCCTTGCCTTTAGAGCAAGGGGGCTTTTTTATTTATCTTTTACTCTTGTAGACAAATTTTTACTTTTAGTGTATCATCTTAAAATACTTTTTTTTGAGGAAAAAGATGGATTATATTGAAAGTCTTTTTAATAAGAATTTTTTGGAATATGCAAGTTATGTTATCCGCGACAGGGCCATCCCCGACCTTGAGGACGGCTTAAAGCCCGTTCAAAGGCGAATTTTACATTCTCTTTTTGAGATGGATGACGGGAAGTTTCACAAGGTGGCAAACGTTATCGGTCACTGTATGAAGTACCACCCCCACGGAGACGCTTCCATAGGAAATGCCCTCGTGGTTCTTGCTTCAAAAGAGCTTTTTATCGACACTCAAGGAAACTTCGGAAATATTTTTACAGGGGATGAGGCGTCCGCTCCCCGATACATAGAGTGCCGCGTAAACGAATTTGCAAAGACCATCTTTTATAATCCCCATATAACCGATTATACCGTTTCCTATGACGGAAGAAACAAGGAGCCCTTAGCTTTTAGGGCCAAGCTCCCCGTAGTGCTTGCTATTGGGGCCGAAGGTATTGCCGTAGGTATGTCCACAAAAATTTTGCCCCACAATATTCTCGAAATAATAGAAGCCGAAAAAGCTTTTTTAAGCGGAAAATCCTTTGCTCTTTTCCCGGACTTTCCCACGGGAGGCTTGATCGATGTTTCGGAATACGAGGACGGCTTGGGTAAGGTCTTAGTCAGGGCCAAGCTCGACACCTCCGACGAGAAGAGAATTGTAATACGGGAGCTTCCCTTCGGCAGCACTACCGAAAGCATGATTAACTCCATAGAGGCCGCTTCAAAGGCCGGAAAGGTTAAAATTTCGGAAATAAGCGACTACACGGGTGAAAAGGTCGAGATTGAGTTAAAGCTCCCCAGAGGAGTTTACTCGGCCGATGTGGTGGATGCCCTCTATGCCTTTACCGAATGCGAGCAGTCCATTCCCTGTAACCTCTTGGTCATAAAGGACAATCTTCCGGTTCAAATTACCGTAACCGATATAATAAAATATCACGCCAAGCAGCTGGTGCAAATTTTAAAGGATGAGCTTGAATACGAAAAAGCCATGCTGACCGACCGCCTCCACCTGCGAACCCTTGAGCGCATTTTTATAGAAGAGCGCATATACAAAAAGATTGAAACGATGAAGACGGCCGAAGGAGTCATCAATGCGGTTATCAAGGGCTTTGTTCCATTTAAAAAGGAATTAATCCGCGAGGTAACCGAAGATGATGTCGACAAATTGCTTAAAATTCCTATCCGCCGCATATCGCTTTACGATATAAACAAGAACCGTGAAGAGGTTAGGGAGATAAATAACCGCTTAAAGGAAATTGCCAAACTATTGAAGAACTTAAAAGGCTATGCTATTTCGGTTTTGGACGGAATTGCGGCCAAGCTTCCGGCAGAGGAGTTTAAACGCAAGACCGAGATTACCGGCTTTACAAAGGTTGACGTAAAAGAGGCCGTAACAAGGGACACCGCCCTCCGCTATGATGAAGAAACAGGCTATCTCGGCACCTCCGTTACCACAGGAAAAGAGATTTTGCGTGTCAGTCCCTACGACCGCATCTTTATTTTGAGAAAGAGCGGGGTTTATACAGTAATGGATGTACCCGACCGCGTCTTTGTCGATACGGGAATGTGGTACTGCGGTTTTGCCGAAAAAGAAGAACTTTCGAAGGTGCTCTTTACGGTAATTTACCGCGATTCCAAGACGAAGTACGCCTATATAAAGAGGGCGAGGGTAGAAGGCTACATCCTAAACAGAGACTATCTTTTTGCTCCCGACAACACTGAGGTGCTCTTTGCAAGTACAAAGCCTAAATTTTCTTTTAAGCTCAACTATGCGCCGAAACCGAGAGTCAAAAAAATCGAAGAAGAATTTAAGACCGACTCTTTCGCCGAGAAGGGCTTAAAGGCTCAGGGCGTGCGCCTTTCGGTACGAGAGGCTCTTTCTGCCGAAGAATTGACAGAAAAAAAATCCCTGATTAAAAAGGCCCAAGAGAAGAAGAGCGAAATGATTTTCCCTGAAAAAGACGGCGAAGAGTCTTCTTCCAAGAAAAAGACTACAGTCTCCAAGAAAAAAGCCGAAACAAAAAAGACCGTTAAAAAGGAAACTTCTCTAAAAGAGAAAAAAGAAGCCGTAAAGAAAACTAAGGCCGAAAAAGAACCTAAGACAGTCAAAGCCGAAAAGAAGTCTAAGGCCCGCAAATCGGAGACGGCAGAAGGCATCCAGAAGACTTCAAAAACAGGGAAGAATAAAACATCCGATAAATAAGCCGGCTTTTTAGTCAAGAAACAGGATTTTTTTGATTTCTTCCAAAAGTTTAAGCTGTTGTTCGGCTCTGGCTATACCTTCTATTGCGGGATCATAGCGTTTGTCTATCGTTAAAATTTCCTGCCAAAGCTCTATAGCCTTTTCATAGTTTTTATTGTTATACTCTTTTAAGGCTTGAACATAGAGTTTTTTTATTGTGTTCAGCCTTTCATCCCGTTTATCTTGGCCTAAAAGAAGTTTTACACCGACACTTATACGGCTGATATTTGTAACCTGACTGGACAGGTCCAGTGTATAATTTGCAGAAATTTGAATACCTGAAAAATTGACCTCTCCGCCCAAGGTGAATCGAGGGTTTCCTCCCTTAATACCGAAACCCGTTAGAAGATTGAAATGCCTTGTAATTGAAAACATAAATC
It encodes:
- a CDS encoding bifunctional oligoribonuclease/PAP phosphatase NrnA, which produces MSCNNCEVKKIKPISIAGKNAVMERVFELIYTKSSFLLLGHEHADEDCISSVVAFGLLLRKFGKTVNVFLEDHVPDNLSFFADICRYNSISLFVKDVTEVINPDVVVILDTPKPDMIASNDDIKFFLKDAAVPKVEIDHHFTADAGYSGDEDYRLTMRASSTCEIIGQMCLKLEHKPDILKKYGINDLYSRNIVLAMLTGMIGDAKMGNYLFKKRDKVFYDYFLKKFNGILSEQFNKGSGNISSVKEILELIEKLSDEDAKLYNEIMKNALYDGRIGTIILDEKQSEALSSGIDYNQFLGVIKRATDDIAEKAHGVGISAYFDPAEVSDKIQFRIRASGDVKGIDVRPILDEFNITDGGGHPGAIGFRFPRTEIKDLPGYVDKISKKVKTLIPQ
- the grdB gene encoding glycine reductase complex selenoprotein B; amino-acid sequence: MSKVIVHYINQFFAGKGGEDMADYKPEVIDGTAGPGAGIQGALGDAGKIVKTIICGDNYFNEHEEECLAFVKKVLTDAKADLLIAGPGFNAGRYGMACGNAAKVAFELGIPAISGLYEENPGYDVFKAFMYTIKTGNSAVSMREAVPAIGALAKKILTGECICCPEKEGLLPRGVRQNYFAEERGAKRAVDMLIKKIKGEEFVTEYPMPVFDRVPPQPAVKDISKAKVALVTSGGVVPKGNPDHIEASNASHYGEYSIAGMAALSSADSETAHGGYDPTYCNANPNRVLPVDVLRDMEKEGKIGKLHDKYYTTVGNGTAVKRSKKFAEEFVQKLVNDGVQAVILTSTUGTCTRCGATMVKEIERHLPVVHIATVVPISKTVGANRIVPAVAIPHPLGDPKMNDADEKKLRRALVEKALKALETPVSEQTVF
- a CDS encoding epoxyqueuosine reductase QueH; its protein translation is MTAQKINYDRLMQDTIKNLGSTDKTLLLHSCCAPCSSSVILKLAPFFKLTIFYYNSNIDTSEEYEKRAQEQRHLISIYNEEKLSSHRIEIIKEAYDPQEFREISQGLEDCPEGGERCMRCYLLRLKKTAERAKKEGFDFFSTTLSVSPLKNAEKLNSIGLSLETENCKWLPCDFKKRNGYLDSINLSKKYGLYRQDYCGCVYSKR
- a CDS encoding glycine/sarcosine/betaine reductase component B subunit, with the protein product MKLELGIIPINDMKFGNKTAVNGTCLEVNKAELEALIKEDPLVTGVELHIAKPGDNTRIIPVKDVLEPRCKVEGSGVCFPGFFTGEEAVVGAGKTHVLKGAAVVTTGTVVGFQEGIIDMSGPGAEYTPFSKTVNLVVDCKIQDDVTRAIKEKALRLMGLKTARYLGEAAKNVKPASVETYETLPFVEQAKQYPNLPKVGYVYMLQSQGLLHDTYYYGIDVKQILPTIMYPTEVMDGAIVSGNCVSACDKNPTYVHQNSPIIHELYKRHGKDINFMGVIVTNENVTLADKERSSNLSAKLAEMLGCDAVIVSEEGFGNPDADLIMNCRKIEEKGIKTVLVTDEYAGQDGASQSLADSNPLGNAVVSNGNANAVVKLPPMKTIIGDVKQANVIAGAWDGSLHADGTIEAEIQVITGATNELGFWNLSARGI
- a CDS encoding DNA topoisomerase IV subunit A, with product MDYIESLFNKNFLEYASYVIRDRAIPDLEDGLKPVQRRILHSLFEMDDGKFHKVANVIGHCMKYHPHGDASIGNALVVLASKELFIDTQGNFGNIFTGDEASAPRYIECRVNEFAKTIFYNPHITDYTVSYDGRNKEPLAFRAKLPVVLAIGAEGIAVGMSTKILPHNILEIIEAEKAFLSGKSFALFPDFPTGGLIDVSEYEDGLGKVLVRAKLDTSDEKRIVIRELPFGSTTESMINSIEAASKAGKVKISEISDYTGEKVEIELKLPRGVYSADVVDALYAFTECEQSIPCNLLVIKDNLPVQITVTDIIKYHAKQLVQILKDELEYEKAMLTDRLHLRTLERIFIEERIYKKIETMKTAEGVINAVIKGFVPFKKELIREVTEDDVDKLLKIPIRRISLYDINKNREEVREINNRLKEIAKLLKNLKGYAISVLDGIAAKLPAEEFKRKTEITGFTKVDVKEAVTRDTALRYDEETGYLGTSVTTGKEILRVSPYDRIFILRKSGVYTVMDVPDRVFVDTGMWYCGFAEKEELSKVLFTVIYRDSKTKYAYIKRARVEGYILNRDYLFAPDNTEVLFASTKPKFSFKLNYAPKPRVKKIEEEFKTDSFAEKGLKAQGVRLSVREALSAEELTEKKSLIKKAQEKKSEMIFPEKDGEESSSKKKTTVSKKKAETKKTVKKETSLKEKKEAVKKTKAEKEPKTVKAEKKSKARKSETAEGIQKTSKTGKNKTSDK
- a CDS encoding ATP-dependent Clp protease adaptor ClpS, with the protein product MELKKQTQKGTIISEKFIEPENYRVILLNDDFTPMDFVVAVLISIFNKSPEEAESLMFKVHKTGQASVGIYVYDIATTKCFQVLTAAKNNNFPLQCKVEKV